One Coccinella septempunctata chromosome 1, icCocSept1.1, whole genome shotgun sequence DNA window includes the following coding sequences:
- the LOC123322816 gene encoding peptidyl-prolyl cis-trans isomerase-like 1, with product MLAVQGVNQSGIPDKMWQPPFVVFETTMGEITVELYWKHAPKTCRNFAELTRRGYYNNTIFHRIIRDFMIQGGDPTGTGKGGLSIYGQTFKDEIHSGLKHSGAGILSMANSGPDTNGSQFFITLAPTQWLDGKHAIFGRISSGMTVVQRIGLVETDKNDRPVDEVKIIRGKILKS from the exons atgctTGCTGTTCAAGGAGTTAATCAATCTGGTATTCCAGATAAAATGTGGCAACCGCCTTTTGTTGTATTTGAAACAAC AATGGGTGAGATCACTGTAGAATTATACTGGAAACATGCACCTAAAACCTGTAGAAACTTCGCTGAACTTACAAGAAGGGGATATTATAACAATACGATATTTCATAGAATCATAAGAGACTTTATGATTCAGGGGGGAGATCCTACTGGAACAGGTAAAGGAGGACTTTCTATTTATGGTCAAACCTTTAAGGACGAAATACATTCTGGATTGAAACACAGTGGAGCTGGAATATTGTCAATGGCAAATTCAGGACCAGACACTAACGGTTCTCAGTTTTTCATAACGTTAGCTCCTACACAGTGGCTAGATGGTAAACATGCCATTTTTGGTAGAATATCATCAGGAATGACTGTTGTACAGAGAATTGGTTTAGTTGAGACAGATAAAAATGACAGGCCTGTGGATGAAGTCAAAATTATACGAGGGAAAATATTGAAGTCGTAA
- the LOC123322814 gene encoding cytosolic non-specific dipeptidase gives MEIPQDLVKVFDFISHNHLTCIARLREAVSIPSVSAWPEKRKDVDRMVKWTRDRLIALGVEVELRDVGVQQIPGQGEIPLPNVLLGVLGKDPQKKTVLVYGHLDVQPAAKEDGWHTDPFTLVEKDGKFYGRGSSDDKGPVICWINAIEAFQKNNVEIPVNIKFVFEGMEEMGSEGLEPLLLSEKDKFLKDVDYVCISDNYWLGTDKPCITYGLRGLCYFYLEIEGAEKDLHSGIFGGTVAEAMTDLVYLLNTLVDETGKILIPGLYDDVAEIQEEETAAYDKIAFDLKCYKDNIGCQALLHEDKSKLLMHRWRFPSLSIHGVEGAFSEPGQKTVIPAKVTGKFSIRIVPNQTPEKVEKCVINHIENKWKQRNSPNKMKITLNGGGSPWSEDFKHPHYQAGVKATQYVYNVEPDLIREGGSIPITLTFQEATGKNVLLLPVGAGDDGAHSQNEKIDRRNYIEGSKLLAAYLYEVGHIGQ, from the exons ATGGAAATACCTCAAGATTTAGTTAAAGTATTCGA CTTTATTAGTCATAATCACCTGACATGCATTGCAAGGCTGAGGGAAGCTGTTTCTATACCATCAGTGTCGGCATGGCCCGAAAAAAGGAAAGATGTCGACAGAATGGTCAAATGGACCAGAGATCGACTAATAGCACTGGGCGTCGAAGTTGAGCTGAGAGATGTTGGCGTGCAACAAATTCCTGGTCAAGGAGAAATACCTTTACCCAACGTTCTACTTGGAGTCTTAGGCAAAGACCCTCAAAAGAAAACAGTGCTCGTTTATGGGCATTTGGATGTCCAGCCTGCAGCAAAAGAGGATGGATGGCATACTGATCCCTTCACGTTGGTTGAGAAGGATGGAAAATTTTATG GCAGAGGTTCGAGCGATGACAAGGGCCCCGTCATCTGCTGGATCAACGCGATTGAAGCGTTCCAAAAGAACAATGTCGAAATTCCAGTAAATATCAAATTCGTTTTTGAAGGAATGGAAGAAATGGGCAGCGAAGGTTTGGAACCCTTGCTACTTTCCGAAAAAGACAAATTCTTGAAAGACGTCGATTATGTCTGCATTTCCGACAATTATTGGTTGGGTACCGACAAACCGTGCATCACCTATGGTTTGAGGGGATTGTGTTATTTCTATCTGGAAATTGAAGGTGCCGAAAAGGATTTACATAGTGGTATTTTTGGTGGTACTGT TGCAGAAGCAATGACTGATCTAGTTTATCTCCTGAATACTCTTGTTGATGAAACGGGAAAAATTTTGATCCCAGGCCTATACGATGATGTCGCTGAGATTCAAGAGGAAGAAACTGCTGCCTATGATAAAATTGCCTTCGACTTGAAATGCTATAAAGACAACATTGGATGTCAGGCCCTCTTGCATGAGGATAAGTCAAAACTATTGATGCACAG ATGGCGATTCCCATCATTGTCAATCCACGGTGTCGAAGGAGCCTTTTCTGAACCAGGGCAAAAAACTGTCATCCCAGCTAAGGTAACTGGAAAGTTTTCGATCAGAATCGTGCCAAATCAAACTCCTGAGAAAGTCGAAAAATGTGTCATCAATCATATAGAGAATAAGTGGAAACAAAGGAACAGCCCTAATAAGATGAAG ATTACTTTGAATGGGGGAGGTTCTCCATGGAGTGAAGACTTCAAACACCCTCATTATCAAGCTGGGGTTAAGGCCACCCAGTATGTTTATAACGTTGAACCGGATCTCATCAGGGAAGGAGGTTCAATCCCAATCACCCTCACATTCCAGGAAGCTACTGGAAAAAACGTTTTGCTCTTACCTGTAGGAGCTGGAGATGATGGTGCTCATAGCCAAAACGAAAAAATTGATCGCAGGAATTATATTGAAGGG TCAAAACTGTTGGCAGCCTATTTGTACGAAGTGGGACATATTGGACAATAA
- the LOC123322812 gene encoding uncharacterized protein LOC123322812 codes for MQPEKTPSFAHKCSLCLSTFTRKSSFKRHVQNFHPDREDELLHDHNKKFKCDKCNKTFTYKNSLRQHKRRIHKVVNPISNFQHVCVFCKYTNCERCNIIKHYEENHHIGIESEVHVFKDKIEFEKWKKEMEKQTSAFFRKTCSHNDPRNGFKKFKFFCNRSGYYQPKGKGVRRIKTQSLKIGGICPAEIDVVVYDDGKHFVKYVKTHCGHKNDFQDLHLSKDQKESIAVKIAAGVPYRIILDEVRDSLKSDTKLERAQLISRKDLYNIAKCFQVENELKVPVDGLSIEEWVKEMNLRGSVIYYKLKGSFCNLYINLRDDDFVIIIMNQCQLEILLKYASKCVCIDRTHFLNNDQMELISILVVDDEQKGFPCAFLISNRIDDETISIFYTCIRAKIGKSLETTTFMSDIDSIFYSSWLEVMGTPYSRFFCPWHVEKSWRDIIQKIKSSSRQSEAFEHLKFLQQIEDAEDFDDSLDEFLEVWTLKETIEFSYQFQTKFMDNRMFWAQYYRTRDEISLCTSLNELHEEISKLFVFGKNKNRLNSAVTSLMNFVTKRLLEKVSRSESASQDNACILGKQNVVNQK; via the exons ATGCAGCCTGAGAAAACTCCTTCCTTTGCACACAAATGTTCTTTATGTTTAAGTACTTTCACAAGAAAGAGTAGTTTTAAGCGtcatgttcaaaattttcaccCAG ACAGAGAAGATGAACTCCTTCATGAtcacaataaaaaatttaaatgtgataAATGTAATAAAACCTTCACTTATAAAAATAGTCTGAGACAGCACAAAAGACGTATACACAAAGTTGTAAAtccaatttcaaattttcaacatgTCTGTGTTTTTTGCAAATATACCAATTGCGAAAGATGCAATATTATCAAACAttatgaagaaaatcatcaCATTGGCATTGAATCAGAAGTTCATGTTTTCAAAGATAAGATAGAATTTGAGAAGTGGAAAAAAGAAATGGAAAAGCAGACAAGTGCATTCTTTAGAAAAACATGTAGTCATAATGACCCTAGAAAtggattcaaaaaatttaaattcttctGTAATAGGTCAGGCTACTATCAGCCAAAAG GCAAGGGAGTGAGAAGAATAAAAACACAAAGTTTGAAAATTGGTGGTATCTGCCCAGCTGAAATAGATGTTGTAGTATATGATGATGGAAAACATTTTGTCAAATATGTGAAAACCCATTGCGGTCATAAAAATGACTTCCAGGACTTACACCTGAGTAAAGATCAAAAAGAATCTATAGCTGTGAAGATTGCTGCTGGAGTACCTTATAGGATAATTTTGGATGAGGTCAGAGATTCTCTCAAGTCTGATACAAAATTAGAAAGGGCCCAATTGATTTCCAGAAAAGATTTGTACAATATTGCAAAATGTTTTCAAGTCGAAAATGAACTCAAGGTTCCAGTAGATGGATTAAGTATTGAAGAGTGGGTGAAAGAAATGAATCTAAGAGGTAGTGTTATATACTATAAGCTCAAAG GTTCCTTCTGCAACTTGTACATAAATCTCCGTGATGATGATTTTGTTATAATCATTATGAATCAGTGTCAATTGGAAATTCTATTGAAATACGCTTCCAAATGTGTATGTATTGACAGAACACACTTTCTGAATAATGATCAGATGGAATTGATCTCAATACTTGTTGTGGATGATGAACAAAAAGGATTCCCATGTGCATTTTTAATTTCGAATAGAATAGATGATGAAACAATATCTATATTTTATACATGTATCAGAGCAAAGATTGGAAAAAGCCTGGAAACTACTACTTTCATGTCAGACATAGACAGTATATTCTATTCTTCTTGGTTGGAGGTAATGGGTACACCATATTCCag ATTTTTCTGTCCATGGCATGTGGAAAAGTCTTGGAGAGAtattatccaaaaaataaaatcaagcaGCCGACAA TCTGAAGCCTTCGAACACTTGAAGTTCTTACAACAAATAGAGGACGCAGAGGATTTTGATGATAGCCTGGATGAATTTCTGGAAGTTTGGACATTAAAAGAGACTATTGAATTCTCTTATCAGTTTCAAACAAAATTCATGGATAATCGTATGTTTTGGGCTCAATATTACAGAACTCGAGATGAAATAAGCCTATGTACAAGTCTGAACGAATTACATGAAGAAATATCGAAGTTatttgtttttggaaaaaacaaGAATCGACTCAATTCGGCAGTGACATCACTGAtgaactttgttactaagagacTACTTGAAAAAGTTTCCAGAAGTGAGAGTGCATCCCAGGATAATGCTTGTATTCTGGGAAAACAAAATGTTGTGAACCAGAAATAA